One Streptomyces sp. R28 DNA window includes the following coding sequences:
- a CDS encoding YiaA/YiaB family inner membrane protein: protein MSDTPVKQQSTAAFYGQAVASFAVAMAATAIGILRLEADAWVRGFLAIAVLYLVTSAFTLAKVIRDRQEAGQIVSRVDQARLEKLLAEHDPFEKL from the coding sequence ATGAGTGACACACCGGTCAAGCAGCAGAGCACGGCGGCGTTCTACGGCCAGGCCGTCGCCTCCTTCGCGGTCGCCATGGCCGCCACCGCCATCGGTATCCTCCGGCTGGAGGCCGACGCCTGGGTGCGGGGCTTTCTCGCGATCGCGGTCCTCTACCTGGTGACCTCGGCGTTCACGCTCGCGAAAGTGATCCGGGACCGCCAGGAGGCCGGACAGATCGTGAGCCGGGTGGACCAGGCGCGGCTGGAGAAGCTCCTCGCGGAACACGACCCCTTCGAAAAGCTCTGA
- a CDS encoding acyl-CoA dehydrogenase family protein produces MNLELSEEQTAVRQLARDFVEREIVPHAVAWDRAEEVDRSLVKKLGEVGFLGLTIDEEYGGSGGDHLAYCLVTEELGRGDSSARGIVSVSLGLVAKTVATWGSEEHKRRWLPGLTSGAYVGCFGLTEPGTGSDAGNLTTRAVRDGDDYVINGTKMFITNGTWADVVLLFARSTDAPGHKGVSAFLVPTDTPGLTRRTIHGKLGLRGQATAELVLQDVRVPADAMLGEEGKGFSVAMSALAKGRMSVAAGCVGIAQAALEAAVRYAGEREQFGRTIAHHQLVQELISDIAVDVDAARLLTWRVADLIDRGQPFAVESSKAKLFASEAAVRAANNALQVYGGYGYIDEYPAGKLLRDARVMTLYEGTSQIQKLLIGRALTGVSAF; encoded by the coding sequence ATGAACCTGGAGCTCAGCGAGGAGCAGACCGCCGTCCGGCAGCTGGCCCGGGACTTCGTGGAACGCGAGATAGTCCCGCATGCCGTCGCCTGGGACCGCGCCGAGGAGGTGGACCGTTCGCTCGTCAAGAAGCTCGGCGAGGTCGGTTTCCTGGGCCTGACGATCGACGAGGAGTACGGCGGCTCCGGCGGCGACCACCTCGCGTACTGCCTGGTCACGGAGGAGCTGGGGCGCGGCGACTCCTCGGCGCGCGGGATCGTGTCGGTCTCCCTGGGCCTGGTCGCCAAGACCGTCGCGACCTGGGGGAGCGAGGAGCACAAGCGCCGCTGGCTGCCGGGGCTCACCTCCGGTGCGTACGTCGGCTGCTTCGGCCTCACCGAGCCGGGCACCGGCTCCGACGCGGGCAACCTCACCACGCGGGCGGTGCGCGACGGCGACGACTACGTGATCAACGGCACCAAGATGTTCATCACGAACGGCACGTGGGCCGATGTCGTCCTGCTCTTCGCCCGGTCCACCGACGCGCCCGGCCACAAGGGCGTCTCCGCCTTCCTGGTCCCCACCGACACCCCCGGCCTGACCCGCCGCACCATCCACGGCAAGCTCGGCCTGCGCGGCCAGGCCACCGCCGAGCTGGTGCTTCAGGACGTACGGGTGCCTGCCGACGCCATGCTGGGGGAGGAGGGCAAGGGCTTCTCGGTCGCGATGTCGGCCCTGGCCAAGGGGCGGATGTCGGTGGCCGCGGGGTGCGTCGGCATCGCCCAGGCCGCGCTGGAGGCGGCCGTCCGATACGCCGGTGAACGCGAGCAGTTCGGCCGGACCATCGCCCACCACCAGCTGGTCCAGGAGCTGATCAGCGACATCGCCGTGGACGTGGACGCGGCCCGGCTGCTGACCTGGCGGGTCGCCGACCTGATCGACCGCGGGCAGCCCTTCGCCGTCGAGTCCTCCAAGGCCAAGCTCTTCGCCTCCGAGGCCGCCGTCCGCGCCGCCAACAACGCCCTGCAGGTCTACGGCGGTTACGGCTACATCGACGAGTACCCGGCGGGCAAGCTGCTGCGCGACGCCCGGGTGATGACCCTCTACGAGGGCACGAGCCAGATCCAGAAGCTGCTCATCGGACGGGCGCTGACGGGCGTTTCGGCGTTCTGA
- a CDS encoding TetR/AcrR family transcriptional regulator has translation MARPRKPLLSYDRIVETARELVDAKGLAAVSTRHLAAELGVSGPSLYNHFRTKDEILEAVADSVSAQVDLSMFEDGRDWRTALHDWAVSYRAALRDHPNIVPVLAQGPGRRPAGLRLADAVYGAMVAAGWPPAQATSIGALMRYFIMGSALGSFAGGFVDDASAYDPADYPHLGQAHLLAEQQEKIDERAFETGLTALLDGLARQYEQVGRSA, from the coding sequence ATGGCCCGACCGCGCAAGCCCCTCCTCAGCTACGACCGGATCGTCGAGACGGCTCGCGAACTCGTGGACGCGAAAGGCCTCGCGGCCGTCTCCACGCGCCACCTCGCCGCCGAACTGGGCGTGAGCGGGCCGTCCCTCTACAACCACTTCCGCACGAAGGACGAGATCCTGGAGGCGGTCGCCGACTCGGTGAGCGCCCAGGTCGATCTGTCGATGTTCGAGGACGGCCGGGACTGGCGGACCGCGCTGCACGACTGGGCCGTCTCCTACCGGGCCGCCCTGCGGGACCACCCGAACATCGTTCCGGTCCTCGCCCAGGGCCCCGGCCGCCGCCCCGCCGGACTGCGCCTCGCCGACGCCGTCTACGGCGCGATGGTCGCCGCGGGCTGGCCGCCGGCGCAGGCCACGTCCATCGGCGCGCTGATGCGGTACTTCATCATGGGCTCGGCGCTCGGCTCGTTCGCCGGGGGCTTCGTGGACGACGCGAGCGCGTACGACCCCGCCGACTACCCCCACCTCGGGCAGGCCCATCTCCTCGCCGAGCAGCAGGAGAAGATCGACGAGCGGGCCTTCGAGACGGGCCTGACGGCGCTGCTGGACGGCCTCGCGCGACAGTACGAGCAGGTCGGGCGCTCCGCATAA
- a CDS encoding ArsR/SmtB family transcription factor, which translates to MTTRDPQAPQLARLAGLIADETRAACLLALLDGRAWTAGELARHAGVAASTLSEHLSKLVAGGLLAEERQGRHRYVRLAGPRVAQLVEDLAGQVSPSATVRPRNLRESSAGSAMARGRTCYDHLAGRLGIAVTDALTSRGLLRQDTGFALTDAGLGWFDSAGIRLDRAGRRPLARACLDWTERRPHLAGVAGAALCRHALDAEWCVRIGSERAVKVTAVGERALSELLGIDSAALR; encoded by the coding sequence ATGACCACCAGGGACCCCCAGGCGCCGCAGCTGGCCCGGCTCGCCGGGCTCATCGCCGACGAGACCCGGGCGGCCTGTCTGCTGGCGCTGCTCGACGGGCGGGCGTGGACCGCCGGTGAGCTGGCGCGGCACGCCGGGGTCGCCGCGTCGACGCTGAGCGAGCATCTGAGCAAGCTCGTCGCGGGCGGGCTGCTCGCCGAGGAGCGGCAGGGGCGGCACCGGTACGTACGGCTGGCCGGCCCGCGCGTCGCGCAACTGGTGGAGGACCTGGCCGGGCAGGTGTCACCGAGTGCCACCGTACGGCCGCGGAACCTGCGGGAATCCAGTGCCGGGTCGGCCATGGCGCGCGGCCGCACCTGCTACGACCATCTCGCCGGGCGGCTCGGCATCGCGGTCACGGACGCGCTGACCTCGCGAGGGCTGCTGCGGCAGGACACGGGGTTCGCGCTGACGGACGCGGGGCTCGGCTGGTTCGACAGCGCCGGCATCCGCCTCGACCGCGCCGGCCGCCGCCCGCTGGCCCGCGCCTGCCTCGACTGGACCGAGCGCCGACCCCATCTCGCGGGCGTCGCGGGTGCGGCCCTGTGCCGGCACGCGCTGGACGCGGAGTGGTGTGTGCGGATCGGCTCGGAGCGGGCCGTGAAGGTGACGGCGGTGGGCGAAAGGGCGCTCTCCGAGTTGCTGGGCATCGATTCAGCGGCGCTGCGCTGA
- a CDS encoding DMT family transporter, which produces MNASPARRTELLAAGAATVTVVLWASAFVSIRSAGSEYSPGALALGRLLVGALVLGVICLVRREGLPPRAAWPGIGISGLLWFGCYSVVLNWGEQQVDAGTAALVVNIGPILIALLGARLLGDPMPPRLLAGMAVSFAGAVTVGLSMSGGGGSSVLGVVLCLLAAVGYAGGVVAQKPALGHASPLQVTTFGCLVGAVLCLPFGGQLVDDVAGASVSATLNVVYLGVFSLALAFTTWAYALARTTASRMGATTYAVPALVVLMSWLALGEVPGLLTLVGGALCLAGVAVSRSRTRVARVVAASPQPEQTRESA; this is translated from the coding sequence ATGAACGCCTCCCCCGCCCGCCGTACGGAGCTGCTCGCCGCCGGCGCAGCCACCGTCACCGTCGTTCTCTGGGCCTCCGCCTTCGTCTCCATCCGCAGCGCGGGCTCCGAGTACTCGCCGGGCGCGCTCGCGCTGGGGCGGCTGCTCGTCGGCGCCCTGGTGCTGGGGGTGATCTGCCTCGTCCGCCGGGAGGGGCTGCCTCCTCGGGCGGCCTGGCCTGGGATCGGGATATCGGGCCTGCTGTGGTTCGGCTGCTACAGCGTCGTGCTGAACTGGGGCGAGCAGCAGGTGGACGCAGGTACGGCGGCTCTCGTCGTGAACATCGGGCCCATCCTCATCGCGCTGCTGGGCGCCCGGCTGCTCGGGGACCCGATGCCGCCGCGGCTGCTCGCGGGGATGGCGGTGTCGTTCGCCGGTGCGGTGACCGTGGGTCTGTCGATGTCGGGCGGGGGCGGCTCCTCGGTGCTCGGAGTGGTGCTGTGCCTGCTCGCCGCGGTCGGGTACGCGGGCGGCGTGGTGGCACAGAAGCCGGCGCTGGGCCATGCGAGCCCGCTCCAGGTGACGACGTTCGGGTGTCTGGTCGGCGCGGTCCTCTGCCTGCCGTTCGGCGGGCAGCTCGTCGACGACGTGGCCGGTGCCTCCGTCTCCGCGACCCTCAACGTGGTCTATCTGGGCGTCTTCTCGCTGGCCCTCGCCTTCACGACCTGGGCGTACGCCCTGGCCCGTACGACCGCCAGCCGCATGGGCGCGACCACGTACGCGGTGCCCGCGCTGGTCGTGCTGATGTCCTGGCTGGCGCTGGGCGAGGTGCCGGGGCTGCTCACCCTGGTGGGCGGGGCACTGTGTCTGGCCGGGGTCGCCGTGTCGCGGTCCCGGACGCGGGTGGCCCGGGTCGTGGCGGCCTCGCCACAACCCGAGCAGACCCGCGAGTCGGCGTGA
- a CDS encoding MFS transporter, whose translation MDTAPAAQPLTATAPAAGNRRRVATAAALASAVEWYDYFVFGIAAALVLGDLYFPSGSSTAGVLASFATFAVGFLARPLGGIVAGQLGDKRGRKPMLVLALTLMGLATTGIGLLPTYDTIGVAAPILLVLFRVLQGIAVGAQWGGAMLMATEYAPEGKRGIYGSFVQLGVPIGVVTANTVFLLAGAFTTDSQFAAWGWRAPFLVGLLVLVLAWYIHTRVEETPEFREAEKALAEKEKSEQSSPLRTILRGHLGTVLLAGGSFAVNTATFYIIITGVLDYTTRELGMKKSAVLTVSLCISLTQLVLIPAAAALSDKIGRIRIYALGAAGIGLWAVPLFLLIDTGSLLWLAVGTFVASCFLSIMYGPQAALFAELFTPEMRYTGASLGYQIAAVLGGGLAPFVMVLLLEATGTSMAVSGYIIGLSVIALLSIKVLAGRAGSR comes from the coding sequence ATGGACACGGCCCCCGCGGCCCAGCCGCTCACCGCCACCGCTCCCGCCGCAGGCAATCGGCGCCGCGTAGCCACCGCGGCAGCCCTCGCCTCAGCCGTCGAGTGGTACGACTACTTCGTCTTCGGCATCGCCGCCGCTCTCGTCCTCGGCGATCTGTACTTCCCGTCCGGCAGCTCCACCGCAGGAGTACTCGCTTCCTTCGCCACCTTCGCCGTCGGCTTCCTTGCCCGCCCCCTCGGCGGCATCGTCGCGGGCCAGCTCGGCGACAAGCGCGGCCGCAAGCCGATGCTGGTCCTCGCGCTCACCCTCATGGGCCTCGCCACCACCGGCATCGGCCTGCTCCCGACGTACGACACGATCGGCGTCGCCGCGCCGATCCTGCTGGTCCTCTTCCGCGTGCTGCAGGGCATCGCCGTCGGCGCCCAGTGGGGCGGCGCGATGCTGATGGCCACCGAGTACGCCCCCGAGGGCAAGCGCGGCATCTACGGCAGCTTCGTCCAGCTCGGCGTCCCCATCGGCGTGGTGACCGCCAACACGGTGTTCCTGCTGGCCGGAGCGTTCACGACGGACTCCCAGTTCGCGGCCTGGGGCTGGCGCGCGCCGTTCCTCGTCGGCTTGCTCGTCCTCGTGCTCGCCTGGTACATCCACACGCGCGTCGAGGAGACGCCCGAATTCCGGGAGGCGGAGAAGGCGCTGGCCGAGAAGGAGAAGTCGGAGCAGTCCTCCCCGCTGCGCACGATCCTGCGCGGCCACCTCGGCACGGTGCTGCTCGCCGGCGGCTCCTTCGCGGTGAACACCGCGACCTTCTACATCATCATCACCGGCGTGCTCGACTACACGACCCGTGAACTCGGCATGAAGAAGAGCGCCGTCCTCACCGTCTCGCTCTGCATCAGCCTCACCCAGTTGGTGCTGATCCCGGCCGCCGCCGCGCTCTCGGACAAGATCGGCCGTATCCGCATCTACGCGCTCGGCGCGGCCGGCATCGGCCTGTGGGCGGTACCGCTGTTCCTGCTGATCGACACCGGGTCGCTGCTGTGGCTGGCGGTCGGCACATTCGTGGCCAGCTGTTTCCTCAGCATCATGTACGGCCCCCAGGCGGCCCTGTTCGCCGAGCTGTTCACGCCCGAGATGCGCTACACGGGCGCCTCCCTCGGCTACCAGATCGCGGCCGTGCTCGGCGGTGGCCTTGCCCCGTTCGTCATGGTGCTGCTGCTGGAGGCCACCGGCACCTCGATGGCCGTCTCCGGCTACATCATCGGCCTGTCGGTGATCGCCCTGCTGTCCATCAAGGTCCTCGCGGGCAGGGCGGGTTCCCGCTGA
- a CDS encoding Zn-dependent alcohol dehydrogenase, whose product MAVRAAVLPAIGSPLEITDIDLPDPGPGQVRVRLAAAGVCHSDLSLSNGTMRVPVPAVLGHEGAGTVVAVGEGVTHVAPGDGVVLNWAPSCGSCHACSLGEVWLCANALNGAADVYARTADGTDLHPGLNVAAFAEETVVSAGCLLPLPDGVPLTDAALLGCAVLTGYGAVHHSARVQQGETVAVYGVGGVGLAALQAARIAGAAKIVAVDVSPEKEELARAAGATDYVVASENTAREIRALTGKQGVDVAVECVGRATTIRTAWDSTRRGGRTTVVGIGGKDQQVTFNALEIFHWGRTLSGCVYGNSDPARDLPVLAEHVRAGRLDLGALVTERIALEGIPAAFENMLAGKGGRALVVF is encoded by the coding sequence ATGGCTGTCCGCGCCGCCGTCCTGCCCGCCATCGGCTCCCCGCTGGAGATCACCGACATCGACCTGCCCGACCCCGGCCCCGGCCAGGTCCGCGTACGCCTCGCCGCCGCCGGCGTCTGCCACTCCGACCTGTCCCTGTCCAACGGCACCATGCGCGTCCCGGTCCCCGCGGTCCTCGGCCACGAGGGCGCCGGCACGGTCGTGGCCGTGGGTGAGGGCGTCACCCACGTCGCACCGGGCGACGGAGTCGTCCTCAACTGGGCGCCGTCCTGCGGCAGTTGCCACGCCTGCTCGCTCGGCGAGGTCTGGCTGTGCGCGAACGCGCTGAACGGCGCCGCCGACGTCTACGCCCGTACCGCCGACGGCACCGACCTGCACCCCGGCCTGAACGTCGCCGCGTTCGCCGAGGAGACGGTCGTGTCGGCCGGGTGCCTGCTGCCGCTCCCGGACGGCGTCCCGCTCACCGACGCCGCCCTGCTGGGCTGTGCCGTGCTCACCGGCTACGGCGCCGTGCACCACTCGGCGCGGGTCCAGCAGGGGGAGACGGTCGCGGTGTACGGCGTCGGGGGAGTGGGTCTCGCCGCACTGCAGGCCGCCAGGATCGCGGGCGCGGCGAAGATCGTCGCGGTCGATGTCTCCCCGGAGAAGGAGGAGCTGGCCCGGGCGGCGGGCGCCACGGACTACGTCGTCGCCTCCGAGAACACGGCCCGCGAGATCCGCGCCCTCACCGGCAAGCAGGGCGTGGACGTGGCCGTCGAGTGCGTGGGCCGCGCGACGACGATCCGCACCGCCTGGGACTCCACCCGGCGCGGCGGCCGCACCACGGTCGTCGGCATCGGCGGCAAGGACCAGCAGGTCACCTTCAACGCCCTGGAGATCTTCCACTGGGGCCGGACCCTCTCCGGCTGCGTCTACGGCAACTCCGACCCGGCCCGTGACCTGCCGGTCCTGGCCGAGCACGTCCGCGCGGGCCGCCTGGACCTGGGGGCGCTGGTGACGGAACGGATCGCGCTGGAGGGCATTCCGGCGGCGTTCGAGAACATGCTGGCGGGCAAGGGCGGCAGGGCACTGGTGGTGTTCTAG
- a CDS encoding aldehyde dehydrogenase family protein, with protein sequence MKAHDDMYIDGAWRPAAGQDVIEVVNPADEQVVGRVPAGTAEDVDTAVRAARAALPGWAATPPAERAARLAALRDALEARKDEIAETVTAELGSPLKFSQGVHAGVPIAVAGSYAELAATYAFEEKVGNSTVHHEPIGVVGAITPWNYPLHQIVAKVAPALAAGCTVVLKPAEDTPLVAQLFAEAVHEAGVPAGVFNLVTGRGPVAGQALAEHPGVDLVSFTGSTAVGRQIAAVAGAAIKKVALELGGKSANVILPSADLAKAVNVGVANVMSNSGQTCSAWTRMLVHRDQYDEAVQLAADAAAKYGERIGPVVSAKQQERVLGYIEKGVAEGARLVAGGPEAPREQGWFVSPTVFADVTPEMTIAQEEIFGPVLSILKYEDEADALRIANGTVYGLAGAVWAGEEAEAVAFARRMDTGQVDINGGRFNPLAPFGGYKQSGVGRELGAHGLTEYLQTKSLQF encoded by the coding sequence ATGAAGGCACACGACGACATGTACATCGACGGCGCCTGGCGCCCCGCCGCGGGCCAGGACGTGATCGAGGTGGTCAACCCGGCCGACGAGCAGGTCGTCGGCCGGGTCCCGGCCGGCACCGCCGAGGACGTCGACACCGCCGTACGGGCCGCTCGCGCCGCCCTTCCGGGCTGGGCCGCGACCCCGCCCGCCGAGCGGGCCGCGCGGCTGGCAGCCCTCCGGGACGCCCTGGAGGCCCGCAAGGACGAGATCGCCGAGACGGTCACCGCCGAGCTCGGCTCGCCGCTGAAGTTCTCGCAGGGGGTGCACGCGGGCGTGCCGATCGCGGTCGCGGGCTCCTACGCCGAGCTGGCGGCGACGTACGCCTTCGAGGAGAAGGTCGGCAACTCGACCGTCCACCACGAGCCCATCGGGGTGGTCGGTGCCATCACGCCCTGGAACTACCCGCTCCACCAGATCGTCGCCAAGGTCGCCCCGGCGCTCGCGGCGGGCTGCACGGTGGTGCTGAAGCCCGCTGAGGACACCCCGCTGGTCGCCCAACTCTTCGCCGAGGCGGTGCACGAGGCCGGCGTCCCCGCGGGCGTCTTCAACCTGGTCACCGGCCGCGGCCCGGTCGCCGGCCAGGCGCTCGCCGAGCACCCGGGTGTCGACCTGGTCTCCTTCACCGGCTCCACGGCCGTCGGCCGGCAGATCGCCGCGGTGGCCGGCGCGGCCATCAAGAAGGTCGCCCTGGAGCTGGGCGGCAAGTCCGCCAACGTCATCCTGCCGAGCGCGGACCTCGCCAAGGCGGTCAACGTCGGCGTCGCCAACGTCATGTCCAACTCCGGGCAGACGTGCAGCGCCTGGACGCGGATGCTGGTGCACCGGGACCAGTACGACGAGGCCGTGCAGCTGGCCGCGGACGCCGCCGCGAAGTACGGCGAGCGCATCGGGCCGGTGGTGAGCGCCAAGCAACAGGAGAGGGTCCTCGGTTACATCGAGAAGGGGGTCGCCGAGGGGGCGCGGCTGGTCGCGGGCGGCCCCGAAGCGCCGCGCGAGCAGGGCTGGTTCGTCAGCCCGACCGTCTTCGCCGACGTGACGCCCGAGATGACCATCGCGCAGGAGGAGATCTTCGGCCCGGTCCTGTCGATCCTGAAGTACGAGGACGAGGCGGACGCCCTGCGGATCGCCAACGGCACGGTCTACGGCCTCGCGGGCGCCGTCTGGGCGGGCGAGGAGGCGGAGGCGGTGGCCTTCGCGCGCCGTATGGACACCGGGCAGGTCGACATCAACGGCGGCCGCTTCAACCCGCTCGCCCCCTTCGGCGGCTACAAGCAGTCGGGTGTGGGCCGCGAACTCGGCGCGCACGGCCTGACCGAGTACCTCCAGACCAAGTCCCTCCAGTTCTAG
- a CDS encoding DUF3574 domain-containing protein, whose protein sequence is MNVQLTRTRAAFAVAGLLLAVGAPTAYATLDDGTSPTPAASFAPSRGEPYIETQLFFGTARPDGGPAVTDRQFMAFVDKEVTPDFPDGLTIQAGRGQWRDANGTIEKERSYELILLYPQTQALSSDRKIEEVRRAYEKAFGQEAVGRVDDEARVDF, encoded by the coding sequence ATGAACGTGCAACTCACCCGTACCCGGGCCGCCTTCGCGGTGGCCGGTCTGCTGCTGGCCGTCGGCGCGCCGACCGCTTACGCCACCCTCGACGACGGCACCTCACCGACACCGGCCGCGTCCTTTGCGCCGTCCCGGGGGGAGCCGTACATCGAGACGCAGCTGTTCTTCGGCACCGCGCGCCCCGACGGCGGTCCGGCCGTCACCGACAGGCAGTTCATGGCGTTCGTCGACAAGGAGGTCACGCCGGACTTCCCGGACGGGCTCACGATCCAGGCCGGGCGCGGGCAGTGGCGGGACGCGAACGGCACGATCGAGAAGGAGCGGTCGTACGAGTTGATCCTGCTCTATCCGCAGACGCAGGCGCTGAGCAGCGACCGGAAGATCGAGGAGGTCCGCCGCGCCTACGAGAAAGCCTTCGGCCAGGAGGCGGTGGGGAGGGTGGACGACGAGGCGCGCGTCGACTTCTGA
- a CDS encoding ABC transporter ATP-binding protein — MTRAISLHDVSKTYTRGVRVVDRLSLDIEPGEFLVLLGPSGCGKSTVLRMIAGLEEIDEGELLLDGEYANDLLPAARHMAMVFQNFALYPSMTSRDNIGFPLRIEAPGADPRPRVDATARMLGIEDLLDRFPAQLSGGERQRVAMGRAIARHPTAFLMDEPLSNLDAKLRNYLRAEISGLTRKLGVTTVYVTHDQAEAMSLGDRVAVLRGGVLQQVGTPRSVYALPRNVFVAAFIGTPRINLLRGVVRAPLDGAMTISLGKQYLRLPEPLSLDHQLLRVQQGREVIVGLRSEAVRIAKPSAARPGEVHITGLVEHVEFQGHEVLVHFNTGSRPAVVPDLEAPRVAARPTRRRRRGGGRDGTVLDRLRERAGGLRAGPVVVLDQPGDAAPDPAPPEGRLPGDLIVRTTPDIDFRHGMQVPLLVDLAHLFVFDQHGERICPAPARLPDLEE, encoded by the coding sequence ATGACACGCGCCATCTCTCTGCACGACGTGAGCAAGACGTACACGCGAGGCGTCCGCGTCGTGGACCGGCTCTCACTGGACATCGAGCCCGGCGAGTTCCTCGTCCTCCTCGGCCCCTCCGGCTGCGGCAAGTCCACCGTCCTCAGGATGATCGCCGGCCTGGAGGAGATCGACGAGGGCGAGTTGCTGCTGGACGGCGAGTACGCCAACGACCTGCTGCCCGCCGCCCGGCACATGGCGATGGTCTTCCAGAACTTCGCCCTCTACCCGAGCATGACCAGCCGCGACAACATCGGCTTCCCACTGCGCATCGAGGCCCCCGGCGCGGACCCGCGCCCGCGCGTGGACGCCACCGCCCGCATGCTGGGCATCGAGGACCTCCTCGACCGCTTCCCCGCCCAGCTCTCCGGCGGCGAACGCCAGCGCGTGGCCATGGGCCGGGCCATCGCCCGCCACCCCACCGCGTTCCTGATGGACGAGCCGCTGTCCAACCTCGACGCCAAGCTCCGCAACTACCTGCGCGCGGAGATCTCCGGCCTCACCCGGAAGCTGGGCGTCACCACGGTGTACGTCACCCACGACCAGGCCGAGGCGATGTCGCTCGGCGACCGGGTCGCCGTCCTGCGCGGCGGCGTCCTCCAGCAGGTCGGCACCCCGCGCTCGGTGTACGCCCTGCCCCGCAACGTCTTCGTCGCCGCCTTCATCGGCACCCCGCGCATCAACCTCCTGCGCGGCGTCGTACGCGCCCCGCTCGACGGCGCCATGACCATCAGCCTCGGCAAGCAGTACCTGCGCCTGCCCGAACCTCTCTCCCTGGACCATCAGTTGCTCCGCGTCCAGCAGGGCCGCGAGGTCATCGTGGGTCTGCGCTCCGAGGCGGTCCGCATCGCCAAACCCTCCGCGGCCCGTCCCGGTGAGGTGCACATCACCGGCCTGGTCGAGCATGTCGAGTTCCAGGGGCACGAGGTCCTCGTCCACTTCAACACCGGCTCCCGCCCCGCGGTCGTACCCGACCTCGAAGCGCCGCGCGTCGCGGCCCGGCCCACGCGGCGCCGTCGCCGTGGGGGAGGCCGGGACGGCACGGTCCTGGACCGCCTCCGGGAACGCGCGGGTGGCCTGCGCGCCGGGCCGGTGGTGGTCCTCGACCAGCCGGGCGACGCCGCCCCCGATCCGGCTCCGCCCGAGGGCCGCCTCCCCGGTGACCTCATCGTCCGCACCACGCCCGACATCGACTTCCGCCACGGGATGCAGGTCCCCCTCCTCGTCGACCTCGCCCACCTGTTCGTCTTCGACCAGCACGGCGAACGCATCTGCCCGGCGCCGGCGCGATTGCCCGATCTGGAGGAGTGA